TCGCGACCGGGGCGCGCCTGTTGGAGGAGTTGTACAGCCGGACGGACTCCGCGTACCTCGTCGTCACGCCCGGCGTGCGCGAGGTGGTCCGCACCCCGCGCGCCACCGTGCTGCTGGAGCGGTGGTTCACCGCCGCTGACTTCCATTCCAGTGGCCTCCCGAACGTCCTCAAGGAGCGGCTGGAGGCGCTGGTGGGCATGGACGCGGACGCGCGGCTCGCTAGCAACCCGTGGATTTCCCTCCATGGGGATTCGTACCGGGTGGTGCGGTTCGTCGAATTGCCTGAAGCCGAAGGCCCGCGGCAGTGGGCCCTCACGCTCCATGAGGTCCCCGTGTCCATTCCCCTCCCCGAAACCATGCGGTTGGAGCTCACCCCGCGGCAAATCGAAATCGCCAAGGGCATGCTCCGCAACTGGAGCAACGCGCAGATCGCCGCCGAGTTCAACGTCTCCGAGGACACGGTGAAGACGCACGTGCGTGACATCTTCAAGCGGTTGGGCACGGACAACCGAACCGACTTCCTCTACCAGGCGGCCCACCTCAACAAGCCCCTCTGAAAGACCCGAGCGGGCTCGACCTGTCCCACGCCGTCGAGCCCGCCCACGGTGATGCAGTCCGCCGTGCCGCTCAGAAACGTGGCAGCTCCAGCAGGTTGTCCGTCAGCACGCCGTTCGCCTTCGTCCGGAGGTACGGCGGCCGCGCGTCGATGACCTCGATTCGCACGTCCG
This genomic window from Myxococcus hansupus contains:
- a CDS encoding helix-turn-helix transcriptional regulator; protein product: MNFTSHELILRDKVIEALNSTLSLPKALEAAREHLLALAPADYLGLCLITTAPVVDFRWLTPGPRLPLLDEYPRWADSDFVRAPIFAQPTVVLRDEQMLARRDLESSALYQRSKELDLSLEHVMAVLIPVLPNLLGAFTLYRDRLRSFSDQEAALMSSLTRHFFNAMRNSQEMQTVATGARLLEELYSRTDSAYLVVTPGVREVVRTPRATVLLERWFTAADFHSSGLPNVLKERLEALVGMDADARLASNPWISLHGDSYRVVRFVELPEAEGPRQWALTLHEVPVSIPLPETMRLELTPRQIEIAKGMLRNWSNAQIAAEFNVSEDTVKTHVRDIFKRLGTDNRTDFLYQAAHLNKPL